A portion of the Kazachstania africana CBS 2517 chromosome 2, complete genome genome contains these proteins:
- the RPL35B gene encoding 60S ribosomal protein uL29 (similar to Saccharomyces cerevisiae RPL35A (YDL191W) and RPL35B (YDL136W); ancestral locus Anc_7.306): protein MAGLKTYELRTKSKDELESQLIDLKKELAELKVQKLSRPSLPKIKTVRKNIARVLTIVNEQQRNAVRELYKGKKYQPKDLRAKKTRALRRKLTKFEASRITEKQRKKQIAFPQRKYAIKA, encoded by the exons ATG GCAGGTTTAAAAACATACGAATTAAGAACTAAGTCTAAGGATGAATTAGAGTCCCAATTAATCGATTTAAAGAAAGAGTTAGCGGAATTAAaggttcaaaaattgtCCAGACCATCTTTACCAAAGATCAAGACTGTCAGAAAGAACATCGCCCGTGTTTTAACTATCGTTAACGAACAACAAAGAAACGCCGTCAGAGAATTATACAAGGGCAAGAAGTACCAACCAAAGGACTTAAGAGCCAAGAAGACCAGAGCTTTAAGAAGAAAGTTAACCAAGTTCGAAGCTTCCAGAATCACTGAAAAgcaaagaaagaagcaAATTGCTTTCCCACAAAGAAAATACGCCATCAAGGCTTGA
- the RDI1 gene encoding Rdi1p (similar to Saccharomyces cerevisiae RDI1 (YDL135C); ancestral locus Anc_7.303), translating to MATEEDFQQFEEEENRDGYKVTAKKTVDEYKNLDAEDQSLAKWKESLGLSSDVLPLEFPGDKRKVVILQIQLLINTEKEPITFDLTNEKTIKELASKRYKIKENSIYKLKIKFKVQHEIITGLRYVQNIRKAAINIDTIDDHLGSYAPNTKSKPFYEVELPESEAPSGFLARSTYSAISRFIDDDKTTHLTLRWGVEIVKK from the coding sequence ATGGCcactgaagaagattttcaacaattcgaagaagaagaaaatagagACGGATATAAAGTTACTGCAAAGAAAACAGTTgatgaatataaaaatctAGATGCAGAGGACCAATCGTTGGCTAAATGGAAGGAGTCTCTGGGGCTAAGTTCCGATGTATTGCCATTGGAGTTTCCTGGTGATAAGAGGAAAGTCGTCATTctacaaattcaattgttgATTAATACAGAAAAGGAGCCAATTACTTTTGATTTGACTAATGAAAAGACAATCAAAGAATTGGCTTCAAAACGCTACaagatcaaagaaaattcaatttataaattAAAGATCAAGTTTAAAGTGCAGCATGAAATCATTACAGGTTTAAGATACGTTCAAAATATCAGAAAAGCCGCAATTAATATAGATACAATTGATGATCATTTGGGATCATACGCTCCAAACACAAAGAGTAAGCCTTTCTATGAAGTAGAATTACCAGAAAGTGAAGCTCCAAGTGGTTTCTTAGCTAGAAGCACATACAGTGCCATTTCTAGATTCATCGACGATGACAAGACTACTCATCTAACTCTTCGCTGGGGTGTCGAAATCGttaaaaaataa
- the PPH21 gene encoding phosphoprotein phosphatase 2A catalytic subunit PPH21 (similar to Saccharomyces cerevisiae PPH22 (YDL188C) and PPH21 (YDL134C); ancestral locus Anc_7.302): protein MDIDMDDVPMQDAELTPTINEETSINDHDDFQDIEFKPGSSGIADNKSNKPLELNSTNINQLDAWIEHLGKCEILSEDDVARLCKMAVDVLQFEENVQPVNVPVTICGDVHGQFHDLIELFKIGGPCPDTNYLFMGDYVDRGYYSVETVSYLVAMKVRYPSRITILRGNHESRQITQVYGFYDECLRKYGSANVWKMFTDLFDYFPITALVDNKIFCLHGGLSPMIETIDQVRELNRIQEVPHEGPMCDLLWSDPDDRGGWGISPRGAGFTFGQDISEQFNHTNDLSLVARAHQLVMEGYAWSHQQNVVTIFSAPNYCYRCGNQAAIMEVDENNNRQFLQYDPSVRPGEPTVSRKTPDYFL from the coding sequence ATGGATATCGATATGGATGATGTACCCATGCAAGATGCAGAATTGACGCCTACTATTAATGAAGAGACTTCTATTAATGATCATGACGATTTCCAAgacattgaattcaaaCCAGGTTCTTCAGGCATAGCggataataaatcaaataaaccGTTAGAGTTgaattcaacaaatataaatcaaCTGGATGCATGGATCGAACATTTAGGTAAATGTGAAATCTtatctgaagatgatgtCGCAAGACTATGTAAAATGGCCGTCGATGTATTACAGTTCGAAGAAAATGTACAGCCTGTCAATGTTCCCGTGACCATATGTGGTGACGTTCACGGTCAGTTTCATGATTTAATCgaattgttcaaaattGGTGGACCTTGTCCCGATACAAATTACCTTTTCATGGGGGATTACGTCGATAGAGGTTATTACTCCGTGGAAACAGTTTCATATCTGGTGGCAATGAAAGTCAGGTACCCAAGTAGAATCACAATACTGAGAGGTAATCATGAATCGAGACAAATTACTCAAGTTTATGGATTTTATGATGAATGTTTGAGAAAATATGGCAGTGCAAACGTTTGGAAAATGTTTACAGATTTATTCGATTATTTTCCAATCACTGCATTGGTagataataaaatcttCTGTCTGCATGGTGGGTTGTCTCCAATGATTGAAACTATCGATCAAGTTAGGGAATTAAATAGAATACAAGAGGTTCCTCATGAAGGTCCCATGTGTGACTTACTGTGGTCAGATCCAGATGATAGAGGCGGATGGGGTATAAGTCCAAGAGGTGCAGGTTTCACTTTTGGACAAGATATTAGTGAACAATTCAATCATACTAACGATCTTTCCTTAGTAGCCAGAGCTCATCAACTCGTAATGGAAGGTTACGCATGGTCTCATCAACAAAATGTAGTCACCATATTCAGTGCTCCAAATTATTGTTATAGGTGTGGTAATCAAGCTGCAATAATGGAAGTTgacgaaaataataatagaCAATTCTTACAATATGATCCTTCCGTTAGACCTGGCGAACCAACTGTAAGTAGAAAAACCCCTGATTACTTCTTATAA
- the VMA1 gene encoding H(+)-transporting V1 sector ATPase subunit A (similar to Saccharomyces cerevisiae TFP1 (YDL185W); ancestral locus Anc_7.300), with the protein MAGAIENARKEIKRISLEDHEESEYGQIYSVSGPVIIAENMIGCAMYELVKVGHDNLVGEVIRIDGDKATIQVYEETAGVTVGDPVLRTGKPLSVELGPGLMETIYDGIQRPLKAIKDVSESIYIPRGIDVPSLSREIKWHFVPGKLKVGDHISGGDIFGSIFENSLLENHSILLPPRARGTVTWIASEGEYTVDEKVLEVEFNDETYEYTMYHTWPVRVPRPVAEKLSADHPLLTGQRVLDALFPCVQGGTTCIPGAFGCGKTVISQSLSKYSNSDAIIYVGCFAKGTKVLMADGSDRAIEDISINEKVMGKDGTPRTVIGLPRGRETMYQVRHMTSKRSSDEAFGSMDYVCSANHKLVLRTPQRVILDSYELNNQKYTTVTYFTLENTRYGQIVKRMTKSFQHPASEIDGQSTRNARTFAATIDRAPIDWDIEARDYEKLGYHVKEASYQLINPVFQESGIFAAKLNNFGFAKKIAPEMAWLLGFWVGAGDMEQFSFSIAGTETELISHIVKCANLVGLTITSTEICNSFKRDQGYEEAKLAGMAKGIPEEAGVVVFEDDKDGQPAENVLVALDKSSVQPFDIHSTPSESKNNLLLSLESEDKGAFFNKLVDTLHLRVKSSNANGSSYVKNVPLDLSSDDIVIREQFLAGLLDSRKCSTDFITYSPKISMGVIRLARSLGIKAAVNDGNSDYGSVRGDSLPPKYKIQLGGTAIHGVYQYSFYKGFPSVEPFERKGIPFFFTLQEKPEDDYYGITLPDATDKQYLLSSLALVHNCGERGNEMAEVLMEFPELYTEVNGRKEPIMKRTTLVANTSNMPVAAREASIYTGITLAEYFRDQGKNVSMIADSSSRWAEALREISGRLGEMPADQGFPAYLGAKLASFYERAGKAVALGSPDRTGSVSIVAAVSPAGGDFSDPVTTATLGITQVFWGLDKKLAQRKHFPSINTSVSYSKYTNVLNRFYDSQYPEFPTLRDRMKEIISNAEELEQVVQLVGKSALSDSDKITLDVATLIKEDFLQQNGYSTYDAFCPIWKTFDMMKLFTSYYDEAQKAVSNGANWSKLSEATNDVKHAVSSSKFLEPSRGETEVHNEFEKLLSNLQERFAESTD; encoded by the coding sequence ATGGCTGGTGCAATTGAGAATGCACGCAaggaaataaaaagaatCTCGCTAGAAGACCATGAAGAATCAGAATATGGTCAAATTTATTCCGTTTCTGGTCCAGTTATCATTGCGGAAAATATGATCGGTTGTGCGATGTATGAACTGGTCAAAGTCGGTCACGATAACCTAGTAGGTGAAGTCATTAGAATTGATGGTGACAAGGCCACCATTCAAGTTTATGAAGAAACTGCAGGTGTCACTGTCGGTGACCCTGTTCTTAGAACTGGTAAACCGCTCTCTGTGGAATTAGGTCCAGGTCTAATGGAAACCATCTACGATGGTATCCAAAGACCTTTGAAAGCTATCAAGGACGTCTCTGAATCAATCTACATCCCAAGAGGTATCGATGTTCCTTCTCTGAGTAGAGAAATTAAATGGCATTTCGTTCCTGGTAAATTGAAAGTAGGTGATCATATCTCAGGTGGTGACATTTTCGGTTCCATATTCGAAAACTCCCTTCTAGAGAACCATAGTATCCTATTACCACCAAGAGCAAGAGGTACAGTCACATGGATTGCTTCTGAAGGTGAATACACAGTGGACGAAAAAGTTTTAGAAGTAGAATTTAACGATGAAACTTACGAATATACAATGTACCACACATGGCCCGTTCGTGTTCCAAGACCTgttgctgaaaaattatccGCTGACCACCCACTGTTAACCGGTCAAAGAGTCCTGGACGCTTTGTTTCCTTGTGTTCAAGGTGGTACCACTTGTATTCCAGGTGCTTTTGGTTGTGGTAAAACAGTCATTTCACAGTCTTTAtctaaatattcaaattctgATGCCATTATCTACGTCGGTTGTTTCGCTAAGGGTACTAAAGTCTTAATGGCAGATGGTTCAGATAGGGCGATTGAAGATATTAgcattaatgaaaaagtcaTGGGTAAAGACGGTACTCCAAGAACTGTCATCGGTTTACCACGCGGAAGAGAAACTATGTATCAGGTTCGTCACATGACGTCAAAAAGAAGTTCTGATGAAGCTTTTGGTTCCATGGATTATGTTTGCTCGGCTAACCATAAATTGGTTCTTCGAACCCCACAGCGTGTCATTCTAGATTCTTACGAATTAAACAATCAAAAGTACACGACTGTTACTTATTTCACTCTTGAAAACACAAGATACGGCCAAATTGTTAAAAGAATGACTAAAAGTTTCCAACATCCAGCTTCTGAAATTGATGGACAGAGCACAAGAAATGCACGCACTTTCGCTGCTACAATTGATAGAGCACCAATCGATTGGGATATTGAAGCTAGAGATTACGAAAAACTTGGTTATCACGTTAAAGAAGCTTCATATCAATTAATTAACCCAGTCTTCCAAGAATCCGGAATTTTTGCAGCCAAACTCAATAATTTCGGTTttgccaaaaaaattgccCCAGAAATGGCATGGTTACTTGGTTTCTGGGTTGGAGCTGGTGATATGGAgcaattttcattttccattGCAGGGACAGAAACAGAACTTATCAGCCACATTGTCAAGTGTGCTAATTTAGTTGGTTTAACCATTACTTCCACTGAAATCTGTAATAGCTTCAAGCGCGATCAAGGATATGAGGAAGCTAAATTAGCTGGAATGGCCAAAGGTATACCTGAGGAAGCAGGTGTTGTTgtctttgaagatgataaagaTGGTCAACCTGCCGAGAACGTATTGGTGGCACTGGATAAGTCTTCGGTTCAACCTTTTGACATTCACAGCACACCTTCCGaatccaaaaataatttgcTTCTTTCTTTAGAAAGTGAGGATAAAGGtgctttcttcaataaacTTGTTGACACTTTGCATCTCAGAGTAAAGAGCAGTAACGCCAACGGTTCTTCTTACGTAAAAAATGTCCCATTAGACTTATCTTCTGATGATATTGTTATCCGTGAACAATTCTTAGCAGGTTTACTTGACTCCAGAAAATGTTCAACAGATTTCATCACCTACTCTCCTAAGATTTCAATGGGCGTTATAAGATTAGCTCGTTCCTTGGGGATAAAGGCTGCTGTTAATGATGGGAATAGTGATTACGGAAGCGTTAGAGGAGATTCTCTTCCTCCTAAATATAAGATCCAATTAGGCGGTACTGCCATCCATGGTGTATACCAATACAGTTTCTACAAAGGTTTCCCTAGCGTGGAGCCATTTGAAAGGAAGGgtattccattttttttcacattGCAGGAAAAACCCGAGGATGATTATTATGGTATAACTCTCCCAGATGCAACTGATAAACAATATTTACTTTCGTCATTAGCTTTGGTGCATAACTGTGGTGAACGTGGTAACGAAATGGCAGAAGTCTTAATGGAATTCCCAGAATTGTACACGGAAGTTAATGGTAGAAAAGAACCTATTATGAAACGTACTACTTTAGTGGCTAACACATCGAATATGCCGGTGGCAGCAAGAGAAGCATCCATTTATACTGGTATTACATTGGCAGAATATTTCAGAGATCAAGGTAAGAATGTTTCTATGATCGCTGATTCATCTTCAAGATGGGCTGAAGCTTTGAGAGAAATTTCTGGTCGTCTTGGTGAAATGCCTGCTGATCAAGGTTTCCCAGCTTATTTAGGTGCAAAATTAGCGTCATTTTATGAAAGAGCCGGTAAAGCGGTTGCACTTGGTTCGCCAGATCGTACAGGTTCCGTCTCTATTGTTGCAGCTGTTTCACCAGCCGGTGGTGATTTTTCAGATCCAGTTACTACTGCAACTCTGGGGATTACTCAAGTATTTTGGGGTCtagataaaaaattggcTCAGAGAAAGCATTTCCCATCTATTAACACGTCGGTATCATATTCTAAATATACAAATGTCTTGAATAGATTTTATGATTCTCAATATCCTGAATTCCCAACTTTAAGAGACCGTATGAAAGAGATAATATCTAATGCAGAAGAACTGGAACAAGTTGTTCAGTTAGTTGGTAAATCTGCTCTATCAGATAGTGATAAGATTACTTTAGACGTTGCTACATTAATTAAAGAAGATTTCTTGCAACAAAATGGTTATTCTACATACGATGCGTTCTGTCCAATTTGGAAGACATTTgatatgatgaaattgtttACTTCTTATTACGATGAAGCACAAAAAGCCGTATCGAATGGTGCTAATTGGTCGAAATTATCCGAAGCTACCAATGATGTTAAGCATGCAGTTTCATCatccaaatttttggaaccAAGTAGAGGTGAAACAGAAGTTcataatgaatttgaaaaactatTAAGTAACCTGCAAGAAAGGTTTGCCGAATCAACAGATTGA
- the SRF1 gene encoding phospholipase D regulator (similar to Saccharomyces cerevisiae YDL133W; ancestral locus Anc_7.297), producing MDMTHDGSPSNEVDNNGPLSNTAQNRDNQSNDNDSDGHVETDLNAYSFFPTTVPPFVLESNFVKTKMNVNDEHASMFNKDHTWSEFAHNVGSNVAYTNSQRLDTSRDPYLSRITTNTSISTYNTLEKTKIKKEILNDLNSEWGGQDRLDGVFDSYIKGDYKMNDENERNEYSRFINKIKKYYYGNIRQRSDLEENLEAVTSTTSTSTERRVRNNGHNSNQPDWIVDLNSERKNGVRSRKKNEEMETKIEHLLLDNHYLPLFLRCMIIILCVVSLALAVRIFQNSDSQITEIESSIAQQPSTIMAICVNSVAVFYTIYIAHDEFSGKPIGLRNPVKKLKLIMLDLLFIIFASANLALAFNTRYDKQWVCASPTSDSKYPRISYICRKQKALSAFLFVLLFMWILIFTVSIIRVVEKVSSANTRNERD from the coding sequence ATGGACATGACCCACGATGGTTCACCTAGTAATGAGGTCGATAACAATGGACCTTTATCTAATACGGCTCAAAACAGGGACAATCAATCGAATGATAACGACTCAGATGGCCACGTTGAAACAGATTTGAACgcatattctttttttccaacAACGGTTCCCCCATTTGTATTGGAATCCAATTTTGTAAAGACTAAGATGAATGTCAATGATGAACATGCCAGTATGTTTAATAAAGATCATACTTGGAGTGAATTTGCACATAATGTCGGATCCAACGTTGCATATACGAATAGTCAACGGTTAGATACAAGTAGAGATCCGTATCTCTCCAGAATCACTACTAATACTAGCATAAGTACATATAATACATTGGAAAAAACgaaaattaagaaagaaatattgaatgatCTAAACAGTGAATGGGGTGGACAAGATAGGTTGGATGGTGTTTTTGATTCTTACATTAAGGGAGACTATAAGATGAACGACGAAAATGAACGTAATGAATATTCAagattcatcaataaaatcaaaaaatattattatggTAATATACGACAACGTTCAgatttggaagaaaatttggaagCTGTTACAAGTACTACTAGCACGAGTACTGAACGTCGTGTAAGAAATAATGGTCACAACAGCAATCAACCTGATTGGATTGTTGATTTGAACTCCGAAAGGAAAAATGGCGTaagatcaagaaaaaaaaatgaggAAATGGAGACCAAAATTGAACACTTACTTCTGGATAACCATTATTTACCTCTATTCTTAAGATGTATGATCATCATTCTTTGTGTTGTTTCATTAGCATTGGCAGTAAGAATCTTTCAGAATTCCGATTCGCAAATCACCGAGATTGAAAGTAGCATAGCACAACAACCAAGTACCATTATGGCCATATGTGTCAATTCAGTAGCTGTTTTCTATACAATCTACATTGCACatgatgaattttcagGTAAACCCATCGGCCTTAGAAACCCTGTCAAGAAGTTGAAATTAATTATGTTAGATTTATtgtttatcatttttgcCAGTGCAAATCTGGCTTTGGCCTTTAATACTAGGTATGATAAGCAATGGGTATGTGCAAGTCCAACCAGCGACTCGAAATATCCAAGAATCTCCTACATTTGCCGCAAACAGAAAGCTCTATCTGCATTTCTCTTTGTATTACTCTTCATGTGGATTCTAATATTCACTGTCAGCATAATAAGAGTCGTAGAGAAAGTCTCCTCCGCAAACACCCGCAACGAAAGAGACTAG